In Streptomyces sp. P9-A4, the genomic window GTACGGCCCTCACTCCACGGCCCCTCGTCCGGAATCCCTTCCGGGCGGGGGGCCGTTGGCGTACAGTCCCCGCATCGCACGAACTGACGGATCGTCAGAAAGGATGGGGGCATGCGACTCGGACTCGCCCTCGGCTACTGGGGCCGCGGCCCCTCCCCCGCCCACCTCGACCTCGCCCGCGAGGCCGAGCGGCTCGGCTACGACTCCGTGTGGACGGCGGAGGCCTGGGGCTCCGACGCGTTCACCGCGCTGACCTGGATCGCCGCCCACACCAGCCGCATCAAGCTGGGGACGGCCGTCGCGCAGATGGCCGCCCGCGCCCCCACCACCACCGCCATGCACGCGCTCACCCTCGACCACCTCTCCGGCGGGCGGGTCCTGCTCGGGCTCGGACTGTCCGGGCCGCAGGTCGTCGAGGGCTGGTACGGGCGCCCCTTCCCCCGCTCACCGCTGACCGCGACCCGAGAGTACGTGGACGTGGTCCGCCAGGTGCTGCGCCGCGAGGCCCCGGTCCGGCTCGAAGGACGGCACCACTCCCACCCGTACACCGGCCCCGACGGAACCGGCCTCGGCAAGGCGCTCAAGCCGATCACCCACCCGCTGCGGGCCGGGCTGCCGATCCTGCTGGGCGCCGAGGGGCCGAAGAACATCGCGCAGACGCTGACGATCGCCGACGGCTGGCTGCCGCTGTACTGGACCCCCGAACGCTGGTCCGAGGTGTACGCGCTCCCCGAGCGCCTTCCCGAGGGCTTCCTCGTCGCCCCCATGGTCCGGGCCCAGGTCTGCGCGGACGTGGCGGCCGGACTCCTCCCGGTCAAGGCGATGCTCGGCTTCTACATCGGCGGCATGGGCCACGCCGCCCGCAACTTCCACGCGGACCTGATGGGACGCATGGGGTACGAGAAGGAGGCCCGGCGCGTCCAGGAGCTGTTCGCCGCCGGCCGGCGCGAGGAGGCGGTGCTCGCCGTACCGGACGCCTTCGCGGACGAGATCTCCCTCGTCGGACCCCGGACCCGGATCGCCGAGCGGCTGGAGAAATGGCGGCGGGGCCCGGTGACGGACCTCCTCGTCACCTCACCGGACCCCGAAACCCTCCGCCTGCTCGCGGAGCTCAACTCCTAGTGCGCCGGTGGGAGTCGGTCACCCGCCGCTGAGCTGGGACGCACTGGGCACCTTGTCGACGACCTCGGCGCCGGCGCTCTTGCCCGCGTCCTTGACGCTGTTGATGACGCTCTCGAAGGAGCTGACGTCCGCCGCGCCTGCCTCACCCTTGCGGAGCTTCGTACCGAGGTCCTTGAGCGAGTCGATGCCCGCCGAGAGCGGCGCGACCGCCTTGGAAAGCAGCGGGTCGCCCTTGGCGTTGTTCACGGCCGCCTTGAGCCGGTTGTACGTGAACGCGCCCGCGAGGCCCGCCTTCACCAGGGCGAAGGTCCGGCCGTCCGCGCCCTTGGTGAACTTGCCCGCGCGGTACGGCTTCACGATCCACTGGTACGCGGCGCCCGCCGCCAGCCCCGCGTTGGCCACGAACCGGGTCTTCGCCAGCTTCTGCTGCTCGAAGCTGCTGGAGACCGACGGGGTCGCGGCGGCGCTCGCGCTCTGCGTGGCGTCGCCGCCGCAGGCGGCGGTGGTCATGAGCAGGGTGCTCGAAAGGAGCAGCGCCACGACTCCACGCGAAGGACTTCTGGGCACGACGGGACCTCCCTGGGGACTGTGGCGCCAGCCTCGCCCGGGGCAGGGGGGTCCGCTACCCGGGCGACTCCGTCCGGGTAGCGTCCGGGCCCGGGAGGTCCTGCCCGGCGCCCTGCCCGCTACGCCCGGCAGCAGTCCGGTTCGAGGCCGCCGGGAAGGCGCTCGCCGCCGAAGACGGCCACTGTGGCCTCCTCGCCGCCGAGGGCCGCCACCGCGAGCAGCAGGGAGCCGGCCGTCCAGGCCGTCTGCTCCTCGGGCCACATGGCCTTGTCGCCCTCCGCGTCGCCCTCGAAGACGTACCCGGTCCAGTACATGCCGTTCCCGGCGCGCAGGTGCTGGATGTCCTGGAGGATGGTGAGGGCCCGGTCCGACTCGCCCATCGCCCAGAGGGCGAGGGCGAGTTCGCAGCTCTCGCCGCCGGTGACCCAGGGGTTGGGGACCACACAGCGCACCCCGAGGCCGGGCACGACGAACGTGTCCCAGTCGGCCTCGACCCGCGTCTTCGCCTCGGCGCCCGTCACCGCGCCGCCGAGCACCGGGTAGTACCAGTCCATCGAGTAGCGGGACTTGTCGAGGAAGCGCTCGGGGTGGCGGCGTATCGCGTGCCCCAGCGCCCCGGTCGCCAACTCCCAGTCGGGCTGCGGCTCTTCGCGGACCTCGGCGATGGCGAGGGCGCAGCGGAGCGCCTGGTGGATCGAGGAACTGCCGGTGAGCAGGGCGTCGTTCACCGGTGTGCCGTCGGGCTCGCGCTTCCAGCCGATCTGGCCGCCCGGCTGCTGGAGCCCGAGGACGAACTCGACGGCCGCGTAGACGACGGGCCACATCCGGTCGAGGAAGGTGTCGTCGCCGGTCGAGAGGTAGTGGTGCCAGACGCCGACCGCGATGTACGCGACGAAGTTGGACTCACGGCCGCGGTCGGTGACCTGCTCCGGGTCGCCGTCCTGGTAGGCGGCGTACCAGGAGCCGTCGGTGTTCTGGTGGCGGGCGAGCCACGCGTAGGCGCGGGCGGCGGCGGCGTGCTCGCCGGCCGCGTCCAGGGCCATGGCGGCCTCTGTGTGGTCCCAGGGGTCGAGGTGGTGGCCCCGGAACCACGGGATCGCCCCGTCCTCGCGCTGGACGGCGAGTATCCCGGTGACGGTCTCGGCTGCCTGCTCGGCGGTGAGCACCCCGGGCAGGACGAGGTGCTCGGCGATCCGCTCGGGACTCGTCACTTGTCGGCGTCCACGGCGTCGGCCTTCGGAAGGTGCGGCTTGGTCGCGTACGCCACGAAGCTCTTGCCGACGACCGGGTTGAGCAGCTGCTCGGTGACCCGGGTCAGGGCGGGCTTCTTCATGATGTCCCAGACCAGGAGCTTGTGGTAGGCGCGGACCGGCAGCGCCTTGTCGTTGTCGACGCCGAAGGCGCACTTCAGCCACCAATACGGCGAGTGCAGGGCGTGCGCGTGGTGGGTGCCGTACGGCTTGAGGCCGGCCTGCCGGATCTTGCCGAGGAGTTCGTCGGCCTTGTAGATGCGGATGTGGCCGCCCTCGACCTCGTGGTAGGCGTCGGAGAGCGTCCAGCAGACCTTCTCCGGGCCGTAGCGGGGCACGGTGATCGCGATCCGGCCGCCCGGCTTGAGGACGCGGACCATCTCCGCGAGCACGCCCTTGTCGTCGGGGATGTGCTCCATGACCTCGGAGATGATGACGACGTCGAAGGACGCGTCGGGGAAGGGCAGGTTGAGGGCGTCGCCCTCCATCGCGGTGGCGGTCGCCCCCGCGGGCGCCTCCCCGGCCTCCTTCATCGCCGCGAACCACTTGGCGACCTCGCGGATCTCCTCGCCGTTCTGGTCGAGGGCCACGACCTGGGCGCCGCGCCGGTAGCACTCGAAGGCGTGCCGGCCCGCACCACAGCCCAGATCGAGCACACGATCGCCGGGGGCGAGCGGGAAACGGGTGAAGTCGACGGTCAGCACGGGATCCTGCTTTCGCGAGTGGAAGGTGATTGTGGGCAGGCGCCCACGCCGACTTGTGGGCAGGCGTTCCGCAGGGCGGAACAGGCGGGCACGAGCCGACCACCGGGCCGCACCCGACCATGACGACGGAGCATCACCGGCGCACCCCGGCACCCCGCGCGGCGACCGCCTCCCGATACAGCTCGGCCGTCCCCTGCGCGGCCCGCGCCCAGGTGAACCGCTCCAGGACCCGCGCGCGCCCCGCCGCGCCGAGCCGGGCCCGCAGCTCCGCGTCACCCAGCACCCGCCCCAGCCCGGCGGCCAGCGCCCCCGCATCACCTGGCGGCACCGCCAGACACGTCTCCCCGTCCGCCCCCGCGACCTCGGGAATCGCACCACCGGTGGTCGCGACGAGCGCCGTCCCCGTGGCCATCGCCTCGGCGGCGGGCAGCGAGAACCCCTCGTACAGCGAGGGCACGCAGGACACCTGCGCCGATCGCACCAGGTCGACCAGCTCCGCGTCGCTGATGCCCTTGACGAACCGCACGGCCCCGTCCAGCCCGTACCGCTCGATCGCGGCGGCGACGGGGCCGTCCTCGGCACGCTTGCCGACCACGACGAGGTGGGCGTCGGGGTTCTCCGTACGGAGCTTGGCGAGCGCCTCGATCAGGTGGATCAGGCCCTTGAGGGGGACGTCGGCGCTGGAGGTGGTGACGATCCGGCCGGGGACCTCGGCGACGGCCGGATCGGGCGACCAGAGGTCGGTGTCGGCGCCGATGTGGACGACCCGGATGCGGTCCTCGCGTACCCCGAGGTGCTCGACGATCTCCTGCCGGGAGGTCCCGGAGACGGTGAGGACGGACGGCACCCGGCGGGCGACGCGCTTCTGCATGCGGGTGAAGGCGTACCAGCGGCGGACGGAGGCGCGGCGCTTCCAGTCGGCGGCGGCGTCGAGTTCGAGCTGCCGGTCGACGGTGATGGGGTGGTGGATCGTGGTGACGAGCGGCGCGCCGATCGCGCGCGGACCGCCGAGGAGCCCGTACCCGAGGGTCTGGTTGTCGTGGACGACGTCGAAGTCGCCGCGGCGGGCGGCGAGCATGCGCCGGGCCCGCAGCGAGAAGGTGAGCGGTTCGGGGAAGCCGCCGGTCCACATGGTCGCGACTTCCAGGCCGTCGATCCAGTCCCGGTACTCCTCGCGCCTCGGCGTACGGAAGGGGTCCGGCGAGCGGTAGAGGTCGAGGCTGGCGATCTCGGTGAGCGTGAGCCCCTTGAGGTCCTCGCCCTCGTCGAGGACGGGGTACGGCTGGGAGCCGATGACCTCGACGGAGTGCCCGAGGCGGGCCAGCTCGCGGGAGAGGTGGCGGACGTAGACGCCCTGTCCGCCGCAGAAGGGATTGCCCTTGTACGTGAGGAGGGCGATGCGCAGGGACTCACCCCCGGCCGCCGTGACGCCCTGTCGGGGGCTTGCCTCTATGGCCTCAGCGCTCATGCGCGACCCCCTTCGAGCGTGCGTTTCGCCGGAGCGTATCCGCTCGCGCTAATCTAGAACAAGTTACAGACTTGATCGCCGGCCCGATCTCCGGCCCGATCGTTCTCGAACGCTTGATCCTTCGAGGAGGACAGAATCTACCGGCAGGTAGCTCCGCGGTGAGATCCGGAACAGGTGATTCGCGCCACGGCCTCCGCACCGCCATACTGTCGCTCCCCACCGCACGGAACGGGACCTCATGACCGCAGACAACAGAGCGGACCGCAGCCCCGCGTCGCCACCCCTCACGGAACGACAGGAGGCGCGCCGCCGCCGCATCCTGAACGCCAGCGCGCAGCTCGCGGCGCGGGGCGGCTTCGACGCCGTGCAGATGCGGGAGGTCGCCGAGGCGGCCGGAGTGGCCCTGGGGACGCTGTACCGCTACTTCCCCTCCAAGATCCACCTGCTGGTCGCGACGATGCAGGACCAGCTCCAGCACATGCACACCACCCTGCGGAAGCGCCCGCCGGCGGGCGCCGATGCGGCGCAGCGGGTCGCGGAGACGCTGATGCGGGCCTTCCGCGCGCTCCAGCGCGAACCGCAGCTCGCGGACGCGATGGTGCGGGCGCTGACCTTCGCGGACCGCGGGGTGAGCCCCGAGGTCGACACGGTCTCGCGGCTGACGACCGCGATCATCCTGGACGCGATGGGGGCGGAGCACCCGACGCCGGAGCAGCTCTCGGCGGTCCGGGTGATCGAGCACACCTGGCACTCGGCGCTGATCACCTGGCTGTCGGGACGGGCCTCGATCGCACAGGTGAAGATCGACATCGAGACGGTCTGCCGGCTGATCGACCTGACGGCACCGGCCCCCGCGCCGGCACCGGAGTCCGTGGCCGGCTGAGCGGCACGGGCCGCGCCACCCGCGCCCCCGGTGGTTCGTGCTCCGGGGGTACGGGCGGCACCGGGTCAGGACTTCTTGGCCTTCGCGTTCTCCTCGGCGATGGCCGCCGCGCACTCCGGACCGCTGTCCACGGCGACGAACATGACCAGCTTGAGCGGGCCCGCCGAGTGGTTGCTCGCCTGGAGCTGCCAGCTGCTCTTCTTCAGGGACTTGATCACCGAGCCGCCCTGGCCGGAGCTGCGCTCCTCGCTCCAGCCGCCCTTGGTCAGGGTCGCGACCGTGGCGTCGTACGACTTCGCCGGGTCGGCGGCCTTCTCGGCGTCGGCCGTCCAGCTGACCATGCAGTCCTTGAGCGTGGCCGGAACCTGCTCGCCCGAGGCGTCCTGCGTGAAGCCGGCCCCGGTCGCCGCGCCGGACAGCTCCTCGGTGACCGCGGCACCGTCGAGCCGCTTGCCACCCGAACCGCCCGAGCCACCCGTCGAGGACGAACCGGCCGAGGACGAACCGACGGACGCCGAGCCGCCCTTGTCCGCACCACCGTCGCTCCCGCAGCCCGCGACGAGCAGCACCACACCGACGGCCACGGCCGCCCCCATCACCTTGCGCACAGCACTCCCAAGGACGCACACGCGAAGGCCTCTCGCCTCCGCTGACAGGGGCACAGTTTTGCACGTGGAAACGGTCCTCGCGTGCAACGGCGCCCTTCCTCAAGGCCGTTCGCCGTCGTCCCCGAGCAGGGACTCCCGCTCCTTCTCGGTGAGCTTCGCCATGCACGAGTCCTCCGATGCCTGGAAGGAGATGATGTCCATGCTCAGCCCCTCGCGGGCGCTGTGGTGGCGGGCGTTCATCGTCCAGCCCCGCTTCTTGAGCGTGACCGTGACGCTGGTGCCGCCCTTCTCGTCCAGCTTCTCCACCTGGCGCTGCGTCTGGTTCCACCGCTTCCCCGCGAGGGCGGCGACCGCCTTGTCGAAACCGGCGCGCGACCCTTCGGCGACGGGGCCGATGTACTGCCAGCCGGTGGAACAGGCGGCGCTGCGCTCGGCCGCCCGCTCCCGCACCGTGGACGGCGTGGGCCGGGGGGTGGCGCCCTTCGGGGCCGGCCCGCCGATCTCCGGAAGGTCGGATTCGGGCAGCCCCGAGCCGTCGACGGCGGCGAGGACCTCGTCGTGCGCCGCCGTACGGCCGAAGGCCGGCGCTCCCGCCGCACCGGGCCCGCACCCGGCCCCGAGGAGCGCCACCAGGGTCACTCCGGCGACCGCCGCCCACCCCGTACCCCGAGCCATACCCCGAGCCGTCCCCCGACCCTGACCCCGACCTCGACCCTGACCGCGCATGACGTCTCCGCTCCCTGTGTCCCTGCTGTGCCGAGCGAGTGTCACACACATGAGGGCAGGTCAGGGGCGGTGTCGGCGGGCGCGGTTCCCCGGCGGGCCCGAACCCGGTCACTCCTCCAGGGGCCCGGTCACTCTTCCGGGAGCCCGGTCACTCCTCCGGTGGGAACACCGGCTCCCCGCCGTCCGCGAGCGTGATCAGGATGGCCTCCACCGGGCAGCCCTCGGCCGCCGCGAGCAGGCGTTCGCCCGCGTCGGCCTCCGTCGCGCGCGGGTGCGACTGACGGGCCGTGTCGAGACGGAAGCCGTCAGGAGCGTGGTTGACGCACATGCCGGAGCCGATGCAGACGCTCCGGTCGACCTCCACGTGCCAGCGGTCACCCATCACGCGTCCCCGTATCCGGCCGGCAGGTGGATCATCTTGTGCTCCAGGTACTCGCCGAAGCCCTCGGGGCCGAACTCCCGTCCCAGACCGGAGTTCTTGTAGCCGCCGAACGGGCCGAGCATGTCCAGGCTGAAGGTGTTCACGTTGAACGTGCCGGTGCGCACGCCCCGCGCGAAGTCGATGCCGTGCTCCACGTCGCCGGTCCAGACGCTGCCGCTGAGCCCGAAGTCGGAGTCGTTCGCGATCCGGAGGGCCTCGGCCTCGTCCCCGTACGGCAGGAGGCAGATCACCGGGCCGAAGATCTCCTCGCGGGCGATCCGCATGGAGTTGTCGACGCCGCCGAAGAGGGTCGGCTCGACGTACCAGCCGCGCTCCAGGCCGGCCGGACGGCCACCGCCCGCGAGGATCTTGGCGCCCTCCTGCTGGCCGATGCCGATGTAGTCGAGGGAGCGCTGCTGCTGGCGGCGGGCGACGAGCGGGCCGACCTGGGTGGCCGGGTCGAGCGGGTCGCCGACGACGAGCGCGCCGGCCGCAGCGGCGAGGGCCTCGGCGATCTCCTCGTACCGGGAGCGGGGGGCGAGGATGCGGGTCTGGGCGACGCACGCCTGGCCGTTGTTCATCCAGGCGGCGGGGACGATCCCGGCGACGGCGGTCTCCACGTCGGCGTCCGGCAGGATCACGGCGGCCGACTTTCCGCCCAGTTCGAGGGTGACCCGGGTGAGGTTGCGGGAGGCGACCTCCATGACCCGCTTGCCGGCGGCGACCGAACCGGTGAAGGAGACCTTGTCGACGCCGGGGTGGCCGACCAGGTACTCGCTGACCTCGCGGTCGGCGGGCAGGATGCTGAGCACGCCCTCGGGCAGCCCGGCCTCGGCGGCGATCTCACCGAGGATGTACGAGTCGAGCGGTGACTCCGGGGAGGGCTTGAGGACCACCGTGCAGCCGGCCAGCAGCGCGGGCCCCAGCTTGGCGGCGGCGGTGAACTGCGGGACGTTCCACGGGACGACGGCCGCGACCACGCCCACCGGCTCGCGCCGGACGAGCAGCGGTCCGAGGACGCCGCCGCGCCGCTCCTCCCACGCGAAGTCACGGGCGACGGTGATCGCCGCGTCCCAGACCATCATCGCGCCGAGCGCCTGGGCGAGGACGGACCAGGAGTACGGGGAGCCGTTCTGCGCGCTGATGACGCGGCCGATCTCCTCGTACCGCACGGCGATGGCGTCCTTGATGCGGGTGACGACCGCGATCCGCTCCTCGACCGGCATCCGGGGCCAGGGCCCCTCGTCGAAGGCCCGCCGCGCGGCGGCCACGGCCCGGTCGACATCGGCGGCGGAGGCGTGCGGGACGCGTCCGATGACCTCCTCGGTGTGCGGGGAGATCACCTCGATGACCTCCTCGCCGAGCGGATCGGCCAACTCCCCGCCGATGAACAGCTTTCCGTGCTCCACAAGCTCGGTCATGACCGCCGCCTTCCGGGGAGGGAATCTTTCTGACGATGCCTCAGAACTGATACCAGTTCTAGTTATGATGGGCAACGGTCTGGCATGCTCCGTACCGCCCCGGAGAGATTCCGTACCGCCGTGGAGAGATGAGGAACCATGAAGGCAGCCATGCCGCAGGTGACCGATCACGGCGGAGGCGTCTGGTCGCTCCGGGTGCCCATCCCCGACAATCCGCTCGGTCACACCCTGGTCCACGTCCTCGACACCGACCGGGGCCCCGTCCTCGTCGACACCGGCTGGGACGATCCCGCCTCCTGGGCCGAACTCGTCGGCGGGCTCGACGCGCTGGGGATCGCCATGCCCGACGTCCACGGGGTCGTCATCACCCACCACCACCCCGACCACCACGGCCTCTCCGGGCGGGTCCGCGAGGAGTCCGGGGCCTGGATCGCGATGCACGCCGCCGACACCGCCGTCGTACGCCGCACCCGCGAGGCCCGGCCCGGCACCTGGCTCGACTATCTCGCCCGGAAGCTCGCCGCCGTCGGCGCCCCCGAGGACCACCTCGTCCCGCTGCGCGCCGCACGCGACTCCGGCCGGATGGACACCCTCCCCGGGCTGCGCTCCGCCCTCCCCGACCGCGAGATCGTCCCCGGCGAACTCCTCGACCTCGCCGGGCGGCGGCTGCGCGCGATCTGGACGCCCGGCCACACCCCCGGCCACGTCTGCCTCCACCTGGAGGAGGAGCACCCCTCCCGGCTGCCCGGCCACGGCCGCCTCTTCTCCGGCGACCACCTGCTGCCCGGCATCTCCCCGCACATCGGCCTCTACGAGGACCCCGACGAGGTCACCGAGGCCGACCCCCTCGGCGACTACCTCGACTCCCTGGAACGCATCGGCCGCCTCGGGGTCGCCGAGGTCCTCCCCGCCCACCAGTACGCCTTCCCCGACGCCGCCGGCCGGGTCCGGGAACTCCTCGACCACCACGAGGAGCGGCTCACCGGCCTCCTCGGCCTCCTCGCCACCCCGCTCACCCCCTGGCGGCTCGCCGAGCGGATGGAGTGGAACCGCCCCTGGGAGCAGATCCCCTACGGCTCCCGGAACATCGCCGTCAGCGAGGCCGAGGCCCATGTCCGCCGGCTGGTGAAACTGGGCCGCGCGGAGGCCGTCCCGGGGACGGACCCGGTGGAGTACG contains:
- a CDS encoding ferredoxin: MGDRWHVEVDRSVCIGSGMCVNHAPDGFRLDTARQSHPRATEADAGERLLAAAEGCPVEAILITLADGGEPVFPPEE
- a CDS encoding class I SAM-dependent methyltransferase → MLTVDFTRFPLAPGDRVLDLGCGAGRHAFECYRRGAQVVALDQNGEEIREVAKWFAAMKEAGEAPAGATATAMEGDALNLPFPDASFDVVIISEVMEHIPDDKGVLAEMVRVLKPGGRIAITVPRYGPEKVCWTLSDAYHEVEGGHIRIYKADELLGKIRQAGLKPYGTHHAHALHSPYWWLKCAFGVDNDKALPVRAYHKLLVWDIMKKPALTRVTEQLLNPVVGKSFVAYATKPHLPKADAVDADK
- a CDS encoding LLM class F420-dependent oxidoreductase encodes the protein MRLGLALGYWGRGPSPAHLDLAREAERLGYDSVWTAEAWGSDAFTALTWIAAHTSRIKLGTAVAQMAARAPTTTAMHALTLDHLSGGRVLLGLGLSGPQVVEGWYGRPFPRSPLTATREYVDVVRQVLRREAPVRLEGRHHSHPYTGPDGTGLGKALKPITHPLRAGLPILLGAEGPKNIAQTLTIADGWLPLYWTPERWSEVYALPERLPEGFLVAPMVRAQVCADVAAGLLPVKAMLGFYIGGMGHAARNFHADLMGRMGYEKEARRVQELFAAGRREEAVLAVPDAFADEISLVGPRTRIAERLEKWRRGPVTDLLVTSPDPETLRLLAELNS
- a CDS encoding glycosyltransferase family 4 protein, which codes for MSAEAIEASPRQGVTAAGGESLRIALLTYKGNPFCGGQGVYVRHLSRELARLGHSVEVIGSQPYPVLDEGEDLKGLTLTEIASLDLYRSPDPFRTPRREEYRDWIDGLEVATMWTGGFPEPLTFSLRARRMLAARRGDFDVVHDNQTLGYGLLGGPRAIGAPLVTTIHHPITVDRQLELDAAADWKRRASVRRWYAFTRMQKRVARRVPSVLTVSGTSRQEIVEHLGVREDRIRVVHIGADTDLWSPDPAVAEVPGRIVTTSSADVPLKGLIHLIEALAKLRTENPDAHLVVVGKRAEDGPVAAAIERYGLDGAVRFVKGISDAELVDLVRSAQVSCVPSLYEGFSLPAAEAMATGTALVATTGGAIPEVAGADGETCLAVPPGDAGALAAGLGRVLGDAELRARLGAAGRARVLERFTWARAAQGTAELYREAVAARGAGVRR
- a CDS encoding prenyltransferase, producing MTSPERIAEHLVLPGVLTAEQAAETVTGILAVQREDGAIPWFRGHHLDPWDHTEAAMALDAAGEHAAAARAYAWLARHQNTDGSWYAAYQDGDPEQVTDRGRESNFVAYIAVGVWHHYLSTGDDTFLDRMWPVVYAAVEFVLGLQQPGGQIGWKREPDGTPVNDALLTGSSSIHQALRCALAIAEVREEPQPDWELATGALGHAIRRHPERFLDKSRYSMDWYYPVLGGAVTGAEAKTRVEADWDTFVVPGLGVRCVVPNPWVTGGESCELALALWAMGESDRALTILQDIQHLRAGNGMYWTGYVFEGDAEGDKAMWPEEQTAWTAGSLLLAVAALGGEEATVAVFGGERLPGGLEPDCCRA
- a CDS encoding aldehyde dehydrogenase, which produces MTELVEHGKLFIGGELADPLGEEVIEVISPHTEEVIGRVPHASAADVDRAVAAARRAFDEGPWPRMPVEERIAVVTRIKDAIAVRYEEIGRVISAQNGSPYSWSVLAQALGAMMVWDAAITVARDFAWEERRGGVLGPLLVRREPVGVVAAVVPWNVPQFTAAAKLGPALLAGCTVVLKPSPESPLDSYILGEIAAEAGLPEGVLSILPADREVSEYLVGHPGVDKVSFTGSVAAGKRVMEVASRNLTRVTLELGGKSAAVILPDADVETAVAGIVPAAWMNNGQACVAQTRILAPRSRYEEIAEALAAAAGALVVGDPLDPATQVGPLVARRQQQRSLDYIGIGQQEGAKILAGGGRPAGLERGWYVEPTLFGGVDNSMRIAREEIFGPVICLLPYGDEAEALRIANDSDFGLSGSVWTGDVEHGIDFARGVRTGTFNVNTFSLDMLGPFGGYKNSGLGREFGPEGFGEYLEHKMIHLPAGYGDA
- a CDS encoding TetR family transcriptional regulator, encoding MTADNRADRSPASPPLTERQEARRRRILNASAQLAARGGFDAVQMREVAEAAGVALGTLYRYFPSKIHLLVATMQDQLQHMHTTLRKRPPAGADAAQRVAETLMRAFRALQREPQLADAMVRALTFADRGVSPEVDTVSRLTTAIILDAMGAEHPTPEQLSAVRVIEHTWHSALITWLSGRASIAQVKIDIETVCRLIDLTAPAPAPAPESVAG
- a CDS encoding MBL fold metallo-hydrolase, whose protein sequence is MPQVTDHGGGVWSLRVPIPDNPLGHTLVHVLDTDRGPVLVDTGWDDPASWAELVGGLDALGIAMPDVHGVVITHHHPDHHGLSGRVREESGAWIAMHAADTAVVRRTREARPGTWLDYLARKLAAVGAPEDHLVPLRAARDSGRMDTLPGLRSALPDREIVPGELLDLAGRRLRAIWTPGHTPGHVCLHLEEEHPSRLPGHGRLFSGDHLLPGISPHIGLYEDPDEVTEADPLGDYLDSLERIGRLGVAEVLPAHQYAFPDAAGRVRELLDHHEERLTGLLGLLATPLTPWRLAERMEWNRPWEQIPYGSRNIAVSEAEAHVRRLVKLGRAEAVPGTDPVEYVAV